A window of Castanea sativa cultivar Marrone di Chiusa Pesio chromosome 8, ASM4071231v1 genomic DNA:
TTTGATTGCTGATAGATCATAAACTTgctatttgaaattttgaatgctTTCTGGACATTTTACATGGAAGAATGTGGAATTTTGAGGTTAAATAAATAATCAGGAgtcaaatatatttatatggaTATTGATTTCATGCTGTCACTTCCTCAGTAAAATAGGTATCCCCTGGTACTTAAAACATGGTTATTAATTAAAGGAATTGGAGTTAAGGTTGTATGGGTGTAATTTAAGTTCCAGACTGTGTCTGTAATCGTCATCTTTTGGTGGCTTTCTTATAATTGAGCTTGCATGCAACTGGTTTTTCTGCTTATTGAACATTGTGTGGGACTCAATTTATGACATACTTGTCACTAGTGTTTGTTGCACATGGAATTGCTTTGTTGTATTCAATTGCTACTTCACAACCTTCTGAAAGAGAAAGTTGTGTAAACAACCTGATGCCACGTAATGGTATGACCAGTTTTAACCTTACAGCCCTTATGTTTGCTTTGGAAGTTCTGGTGCTTAGGAAGTGCCACTTCCCTATTGTTTGCTATATTTCCTTCTGTAATTGATGGAATATTGATGTTACCTTCTTGAGGCATTGTGTCACTGACTGCtgtttgttagaattttttatgaaactaACCTTAAGTGTGTAAAGTGACAAAATTAAAGGGGAGTAAAACATCTGTAGTTCATATATTATgtgactagaaaagaaaaaagtacatCACTTAAGGAACTATCTGtttctgatatatatatatattctttccaTGCCCTTCTATTATTTCCACAATCTTCACAGGCTCCCTCTTGTTATTGCCTTTTCTGGGATTTAATTTGTGTTGATCATTGATGTGCGGCATTCTAATCACCCGGAACTTGGGTCTACAAATGACGAGTTATAGATGGTTTAGATTGGTCAGCTTAGTCAAATTGACCTAGGAACTCTTCTTTTTATCATCTGAGTTAACTCATGTAGTTGTCATAACCTTAACACACCCATATGATTGTTAGGAAACAAGCAAATCTCAAGTGCTGTTTACTTTTTCCGACTAACTTTGCTTGTTCTATTATGGAATATTCTCTTCTATTTGTTAGAATTGGATAGTGGGGATTTCTTCTATCATACTTCTCATCATGCTCTAATTTTCAAGTAAatcttgctaaaaaaaaaaaaagccttccTACTTGTGTTAAGCTGCTTCTTGCATTGTTCTGATCAACTTTGTATTTGTGATATAGGACAATCAATTCATTGACATGGTGTATCGAGCTCTTTTGAATGCACACCACTCATAATCAATTGGAAGAGGCTTTGTGATCCACATGCTggaattttgtttattatttagtttttatattgttggttttttcctttttattttattttataaataacctTTCTGGAAGTGTGCAAGGAGATTGTATAGCATTTACATCTGATCACCTTTCCAATGATagtactttttagtttttattaagGGAAAATTATAATATAGGTTGTTTGGACATATTTCAAATGTAAAGTTTACACTCCTATAGTTTGGACTAAATTgcaaagtgatttttttttttttccaaattagcagaaaataagaaaaatactcGTTTTCCATCTATTTACGCTCTCCCGAAGCAACTAGCCACCTACTCCAACCCACACGCCTCCACCAACAACACAGCAACATGGTTGAAAACCTGTATGTCAACCTTTCTATTCATCGAAGAAATTCAAATCAAGGGATTCTTTCTGGTACTTTGTCATTTTCCCttaatttagatgaaaaaattaatgCAACTACAAACCATAGGGAGGTTAGGTTTTAAAAAGTGAAGATGAAGTAAAGCATGCTCAAATTACCGGAGGCTTTGGTATACGTCAACTGACCAaactgaaaaaaataataataataaaaataaaaattgattggtaAGTCTAAGTTCCCTTTTGTgtacattatttgaaaaattgtgtacattgaatGTACATCATTCCTCCTTTTGAAGCTTTTGAGGAATAGGATTTATTCTAAATGTAGTTCCCAAATGAATTTTTAGgaatataatttgttgtgataaACAAATTTCATCATCTGTTCCGATAATGGAATCTTGAAATGCGACATTATAAAAAACTATCAGTCGATCAATTtggattaaaattttcaaaattacatcCAGAaatcaattcctcttttttttgAAGCATAAAATATGTTCTAGATCTAATTCCCATATGAATTTGTTGAGTATGATGCTCATCTTTCAACCTTTCAGCTATTGCATTTAAGATGTATGATGCATCCCAACTATTGTCTGAAGCATTTGTTTTTCAAGGATTAGTTTACCACTTTTTTAGGAAAATAGTTGGATTTGATTTACTATTTCTTAGCCTTTCCTtgttcaaacaaatttttttcccttgagtTTTTCAAAAAGAGAGATTAACATGGCTGATTACCTCTCATTTATTTCTTACTTTTGTAGGTTGCCTTTTACTACCCTTCTGTTTTTCCGCACATCTTAAAACAAGTACCAGTCCTCAACTGAATCAAAAGCCCAAGCATAATGATCCTCACATGTCAAACAGGGGGGGGGGAACAAAAAATTACAGGGAACTAAACAAAATCTCATTCCAACTATTTGGGTTGTTTGGCTTATTtgctttattaaaaaattgatgttttgcAGAACCATAAATTAGGATTATCTACAGAGTAGCATAAGTTATACAAAGTTTCTTTCGGCAGTTTAGGTCAAATTCCGTCACCATGTGCAGTTGCACTCAACCAATACACATTGAGTCACCATGTGTAGATGCAAGCAATGAATACATAGTCATTTGCAAAAAAGCCGGCAATAACAAGGCTGCAACGCAAAAATGAATCTCACAAAATTTTTCTCGCACAAGATGATTCTCATTTTGGCACAACAAATTAAAACATCTTTCCACGTGACACTAGAGTACTAGACTAACCAACAGAGGATTACTAGCAAATCCTCCATTGTAGATTCAATCTAAAGCTACATAAGAAAGATTCACTGCTGAAGCAAGCAAGTTGGGTTTGAATCCAGTCTTCAGTCATCTTAAGCTGTTTTCACCTTGCGAGATGGAGGTCGTCGAAATATACTGATTAGATCATCAAGACCCTGTTTGATGGCATCATCAGCAATTTTAGCACAATCAGATATCCATTATTTTCCGGCAAGTGAATGAGTaaagcaaattaaaaaaagaacgAAAGAGTCAATACCCTAGTAGTGATGACAAGAAAACTGAACAGCACTATCAAATATGATCCCAACACTAGAAGCAACAGTAAGTCAAATGTTACACTGGCTACCTGCAAATTATGCATGAGGTCGTTACCTCCCGAGCCactaaataataaagaaatcaaTAGATTCATAAATGAACAATTCTCAGATAATCTGTTTTCTTCATATATTCTCAATGTAGGAAAAATTTGCATAGGTTCAAGCATaacaaaaagaagacaaaataaattaaatgatgCCACAAAAGAGCAGGGTAAGAAACTGAGTGTCATGCTGACAAATAATTCAGATTGTATAGTGTAGAAATATAAGGCATAAAGATATTTTGTGGgcagacaaaaaaaatattaccttCCCAATAAAAAACAGAGATTTATCATTTGACTTCAACAAAGAGACATTAGATTATGTTCAATGGGATTTTCCATGAAGTGTTGCTGATCTTTTATCGGGTTGTAGGAATTGGTTTGGCaaacactcttttttttattggaatttAGCCCCTTATACCTATTGTGGAAATTATTGAGAGAGAAATTGTCATACTTTTGAAGATGTGGAACCCTGGATGGTGTATCTGAAGTGTTTTATCACTAGATCATTGCTTGAATGGTCTCAAGTTCTATGTCCTAGGGCTACTGTTTCTATTGTAAACTTAATTGATTCTTGTTCATTTCGATTGTAAttcacaccttttttttttaattctttaggTTATCAAACGTATACATCTATGTACATGTGGTAATTCCTCTTAAATTAATTGAACTTAACTacttaaaaaacaataaataaaataaaatacctaACACACAAAAGCAACATTTACATACAGCATAAAGAAAAATAGATAACTAACTTAAGATTGATACCTGATATATGGCAAGTCTAGCTTTAGTCAAATCATAAAAGGTGAACATCCCGTCAAGCACTTCATGTTGCACATTCACCTCATGAGTATGATCTTCTAATTCCTGCCAACAAAAAGGAAATTGTGAATAAAATTCACTGATGAGAATAGTAGAAGGATTTTATCACTGAAAAGAACAGTTGCTCTCACATTAACTAGAAAAATGGCACGCAGTAAATCCACAACTAACCCAAATCAAACCCTAGTGGGACCCACCCCCTTTcgtttttaaaatatgaaatttgtttttaaaacagATAACCAAACAGCTACATTTGAAGGGAATGAAAGATCAATTCATGAGTTGAGGCTTTTCTTCTTTCAGACTTTGTTTAAATGGGCAAATGCTTCGGGCGTAGTTACTTTCAATTCTCTGTCTGATATGCATGATTTTTGTACTTTCATTCATTGTTATTTAGTTTGTTTTCTCTGTTGCCCCTTTTAGCACACTGCCTGTGTGCCTTgttttctctatattttcttCTATGATTTTTCAATGAAGTTTACTACTTTTCAAAAAACAGCTCCCTACATTCTGACTTTCCACAACTTCTTGCCTAAAATTATCTAGCTGCAGTTTCGTACcacttgccacaaaaaaaaaaaaaaaaaaaaaaaaggcattttttattttgtatgatTATTTATCAGAAAATAAAACCACATCAGCGTTTTAAGACTAAGCCTCAACTCCTGTAATGAGATTCAACAATTGGGATTCAGATCGTCATAACTTCCACTACAATTCCGttaaattctaaatcaataACACAATTCAATGAGTTAACAAATATGTCAATTCCAAAGATGAATTGTACTAATGCTGGATATGTCATGAACATCACCATGAATTTTTTAGGCCGAAACAGTAATATTAAAAGCTCAAGGCACACTTtcaggaactttttttttttttttttacaggacTTTCCTCTAACCCAACATGTGACAAACTGACAACTCAAACGAGCATTCCACCATCATGACTTTATTAAGCACATGACTCGTTTAAATGGTTTAATGAGTTAAGTAATTGAATATACATAAATAGTCTTATGAACTGCCATGTAGAAGTCTCTTCCAGGCTCTGACCCAGTTTAGGGGaaagttttatcatttttttagatGCAGCACATAAATATTAATATCATacgatttttcttttaaataagtTATTGCTATCATACAAAATGTAGCACATAAAACTATTAAGTAAATAAgctttagaaataaaataatgaattatttAGCATAATAGACGTTAAATCACAATTGCATCAAAGTTGTAGATCTCTTGTTTTCTTCCCATGTCTTAGCAAATTTAGAAGTATTATTTCTCCATCCTTTGTCCCCTTCTagctatataaatataattcatCATAAGTTTTTACATGTAGCTTCTTGGACAATCTTTATTGCTTCCCTTTTCaccattttataatttttacaagtGGGATTGTCTCTACGTCTAGGTAAGCTTCTGTAGCTCTCACTTTGGTCTAATTGCTCCGTGAACTAGTCTCCTTAGTCAGTCGCTCACATCCTTTAGATTCTCCAAGTACGGCTTTAGCcactcttttaaatttttaatataactGACCGCTAAACTCCACATTTAatcaacattttcatctagattCTCCCAAATGACATAAAATCtccaaaataaaatgaccaaaataccatggaaatctctaaaatgatataaataacCCTAAAATCTacataatgatcaaaataccctcaaaacttctACAATGACTACAATATTCCCAAACCTAAattaaccaaaagaaaattgaaaccTCCAAAATAACTTCAAAAACCTCCAATATAACTAAAATACCCTAAAAccaccaaaatgaaaaaaatacccTCCATAATCATCAAAATGGCGAAATCACCTCCCAAATGACCACAATATGCTTCAAACTTCGGgaatcacatttttatttttttatacttagcGATTTTATTCCAGAAAAACTACCTCATGAACAAAAAGCACAAAACTCAAGAATCACCcgcaaaagaatttttttacttgGTAAGTTACAAACTCTTTACATTGCTCTTATAGGGGAAGGAAGTGTactttgagctagagctcagtGGCTggacaccccccccccccgatAAAAGGGAGACACTTTGAATCTTCTAGAAATTTCTAGACTCAAATCCATCACCAAAATTCAATATGTAGGAGGTATAGAAATTTACTGAAATGTTCATTATAAAACTAAtcataacttatcaaataaaaacatgaattAAAATCTGATTTAAGCCTAGAGTACTTatgactaaattttattttattttttgataaataacattttttttttaagtaaataacTTAAGACTAAACATTAAAACCATATGGCTCTTACTTCAATCATATTGGTACACCATATAAAAAGTTTTAAGTTATCAAAACTGAAAATCCCTCTAAAGTCAACAACTTGACTCTTATCCAATGGCTGCTTCAGAAGTATAATAGCCAATTAAGGCATGGAGTTGcattgaaaccaaaaaaagaaacagcaGATAATCTAGTGATAATCTAGGAAAAGTAGAGAACATATCagataaatatataaatgtgtAGTTCATGAATTTTAGTGTAATCTTCAAGTGAAAACCATTGCAATAAAAGAAACAGCAGGAAATTCAAAGGAAAAccataacttgcattaaaaataaaaacagttgAAAACCTTTTTTAATGCCATGACAAATGGGTCATTCTTTGAGAGGAATGGTGCCACTCTAGGTGTCCGTGACAAAAAATCCAACCATGACTGTATATAAGAAGGATTGACGGCCAAACTACTGTCATCTGCAAAGATTTGGATGTCATTTCCCTGATAACCATAGATATGTCTCTGCataaaatagaggaaaagaaCATGTTAGACATCCGAAAACTAGAAGTTGTAAAGTCAAATGGACATACACACGCAAGTGTGGATTTCAAGTATCTAAACACTAGtctttttttatgtatatataagtaactgaaatattttattcaaaagaaaagagacttCTCAACCCATGTACAATGGTTGCTTGAATATCATCTTAAAGTACACAAATCCAAAAATTCCAGCATATTAAGAATGACTACTTAAGGCGGCCATTCAATCATTCATAGCACGTAAATACataataacaatattttttaactgCAGTTTTGATTTGACACAGGATGCTTCGCATACATAACTCAAACTTGGAGATTTGTTAACCCGTGTACAAAGgtgtccttttttttatatcaataaatcttattacttataaaataaaaaataaaacataactcaaacttggaccaaaaaaaaaaaaaacccccaatcAACTCCATCTTTATAAAAACTACAAATGTGCTTGCTTCCTTCTATGAACATAGAAATTAAGTGTCCACATCTTTCTCTCAGTAAACTAGGAAGATGTACCTACAGCTATTTTGTGTCATCCAAAAGACAACTTTTATATAATTCTTAAAGTTGTTCATGTGACACAAGCAGTGATATGTAAAACAATGTTTATAATCCTAAAAAAAGTTAATACAAATAAATGCACACTACAATTACAAGAACATTTATATCTGTCTGATCAAATATAAACATCAAAAAAACATATATCCCAAGATATACAACCTTACCGCAAGACTCTCTGCAACTAACTTGACACTTCTGATAATTGCAGTTTCACTCACAAAATGTCTGTAAAATCCCAAGCTCTCAGCAAATGGCCTTCTAAACAAAACAGATACTAGAGCAATAAGATAAATATGCTTTAGTTCCAGAAGGATAACCTGCTATCAACCAACCCTCCAGTGCTTTCCAACAGTTCAGGAGCTGTGAAGAGTTGCGAAAGTGTGGCAGCAGTAACCCTCAACCTTGAAAACTGTTCATGCTCCCAAGCTACCTATAGCAGGTAAACAGATTCATTACCTGGCCCAACAGTAGAATCTGGGCACAAGTTCAGGGTACAGCATGCTTATAAAATTCAGAGTGTTCCCAGATTGATTAGGTGTGCACAATCAATATAAACCAAGTATCCATATGTTGAATCAAATGCAACAGgagaaaaacagaaaaagtCTCCTTCATGAACAGGTCAAAAGCTCatctaacaaaaattttaaatcagcATAGGCTGGACAAAGTATAGAGGATTTGATGTTTCTTTGCTGAAGATGATGGAAAAAATATCCACCTATATGCTAAGTGCAATGTGCATAACTATAAAAAAGAGAGTTCGAATAAAACAACgttaatttttatgaattctttaattttctcaaGTTGTGAactatattttatcaaaagaatTCAAAGTACATTTGAAGAAACAGGGCATCgacataataataaaagtggtaaaaaataGTAGACATCATAATTTCTGCATAAGAGTATTCTCTACCAAACTTTCAAGCAGAActcccaaaacaataaaaaaccaagaaaacaGTATCAATTCCCACATCTGGTTTCATCAACATTCTAATGCCTACTTTTATTTTGATTGGTAAGTAACACACACACCCAATTGGTGTATTGAACTCAAGACCTCACCCTACACCTATAAACTTTTAAGGGGAGaaggtgccagttgagctagagctcattggcagtCTAATTCCTACTTTTGACTAACTATATCCCTGCAATGGTGTTCTTCACAGTGAAAAatgattataatattattttcaatcaCAACAGAAACCAAATTATTTATAGGTTAACCCCACGGTACAAAACAGCACATTGTCCCTtacaacttaaaaaatattactcATTAAAATCTCAATAAATAATACAATCCCAATTTTCACAttgaactaaactattgttacTTTTCTCAAGACAGTATCATGAAAAGATTGTGTGAGAAGacaagaataaataattatctcttGTCAATAAAGAAGTACAAAATTTCAGGTATATCTACTTACTCGGGGATTTGAAATGTTTATCTTCTTGTGCTTCAAACCAACTTTAAAGCCCAACCCTTCTGCTACACTTGAGAAATCCTACactaaaatcaattataaaacaGCACAAAAAGTAATATGATAATGcatcaaaaatttatttttgtgaaactAAAGTAGCTTACCTCAAATATTTGTTTTATGTAAGCATTTTCTGCAGGCTTAGACACATGAATCCATAATTCATTATCCCATGAACCGATACTATTTAAGCAAATAGCATAGTCAATACTCTCACGCAATCGTTGATCAAAGCTGCGAAGCCACTGCAAAAGGTAGAATATTAAGATCAAGGGgccgcaaaaaaaaaaaaaatgacaacaaGATTACGTTAGTGgaaagacattaaaaaaaatttaaggataaTGATAATTATAATCAACTTAGAGGAGATAAGCACCTTTTGAGTTCCATTGTAGTTGTAAGGTCCACCAGACGTTAGCCCAAAGAGTATATTATACCTTCCTCTTGTCTTAGGATTTGAATACAGAAGAGAAAATAACCTAGCTATTTCAAGAAGTGCCACAATGCCGCTTCCATTGCTATCACTTCCCACTGATAATGCCTACAAACATAAATTTTCTCACACCTTTGTATGGTTCacattatttgattttatagatTAAATTTGATAACATGACTTACAGGAGCAGCCCCAAACGTATCATACGATGCCACTATAGCAATGGTTGGGAGTTGACTTGCATCTCCATCTGTCTTCAGCCCTGGCAACCATCCCTGTCACCAATCAAAGAAAACATGCGATTGAAGTACAGGTTTTGGTAGACCAAGCAGCAGTAGCAGgatatgtagaaaaaaaatacaattaacattTGATATCAACCCACAATGCTGATTCAAACACTACAGCCTACAATTTGTGAATCTCATGATCTTGAGACAGACCACTCATTCCATAATTTGTGCCACAATATTCTCACATCATCTTCttaaaaacatatttgattttcttcCAACATCTTTTAGATTCAAATTAGTATCAACTAATGATTGGAAGTTAAGAGTCTGCATTGGCTTCATGTACTTCCATCATTAATTTTTTGGACCTAATGCgtgtatttttgtaattcttcaAGGGCACTCCCATTTGAGGGACACTTCATTCTGATAAATTATGCTCTTTACttgttaaaaaacaaaaaacaaaaaattagagtCCACATTGGCTTCCCAAACAAGAGCATGTATTATTCATTTGAACAAACATGGAGGCAGCTGAGATAGTCAACTGTGCAAGTTGTGATCTTCcaaaaagagaaggagaaaaagaaaaagaattctgAAAGTACAGGGGACAGGTCAATGATAAagtaacaagaaaaaaaacctTCTATCTTAAAAGTAACTAATAAATCATATAAAGTTGGCATAAATAAAGAAATCATGTAACTGTAGAGAAACGAAAGGTGACTGGGTCAACCTTGTCAAATGAACAGATGCTGAGATGTCAGCAGCTTGCAAGTTCAGAAGTGGAGTGCGTTATTATTTAAATGGTAACTTAAATACATGTCTAGTGGGTCTAAAATACACAAGCTCAACCACCTTCCTGTTATTCAAGTaaggaagtgccatttgagctagagctcattggcacaAGTGACATAAgaattt
This region includes:
- the LOC142607355 gene encoding uncharacterized protein LOC142607355, translated to MGSRKAREREMLDSVCSMIALVFFLVTCVELCDAATVVDVYRLIQYDISGAPFGSRLAKLNHHAGSLHFPPGADLSRTVLMIPVRDLNITFLQDYIAQRQPLGGLLFLLPRMFSFENKDDMRTNHQNQESDLLKSVVAELEQLLIHSNVPYPVYFAFEDDDIDAVLADVKRTDAIGQPATATTGGFKLVVSAPEPKKLISPTITNIQGWLPGLKTDGDASQLPTIAIVASYDTFGAAPALSVGSDSNGSGIVALLEIARLFSLLYSNPKTRGRYNILFGLTSGGPYNYNGTQKWLRSFDQRLRESIDYAICLNSIGSWDNELWIHVSKPAENAYIKQIFEDFSSVAEGLGFKVGLKHKKINISNPRVAWEHEQFSRLRVTAATLSQLFTAPELLESTGGLVDSRHFVSETAIIRSVKLVAESLARHIYGYQGNDIQIFADDSSLAVNPSYIQSWLDFLSRTPRVAPFLSKNDPFVMALKKELEDHTHEVNVQHEVLDGMFTFYDLTKARLAIYQVASVTFDLLLLLVLGSYLIVLFSFLVITTRGLDDLISIFRRPPSRKVKTA